One Chloroflexota bacterium genomic region harbors:
- the priA gene encoding primosomal protein N' — protein MSEDRDSARPEAVRYAEVAVLGSPIRGSQLFSYQARAQFARQIAPGQLVLVEFGRRELLGVVFGVSEEPPPLRTKPVLAILELASLVPQLQRHLAAWTADRFATPIGSVLEAMLPPRIGKYVSHRFASAPAAEADGLSRHRRSIVAALEELRVGTRAEITAQVGRPVSANALNELVGLGRLRRWSQLELPETGTPVAELTIPPAEALARIQDLARAPAQRRLLLRLIAAGEPVAVRDLLAAGGSRASLKNLARTGWVDLRRRFALPELGKYPGEDMEDLAAQNALEGFLERPVYGSLLLQGRLAERLPAYLRVINRMLAADRQVLLLAPSQAEAAALGRALIPELSGRSVVLSDATTPSQRVGLWRALRAGEVDVLIGHPPAVWAPLTNLGLVIVDREEDRLYKAAPLRTVSAAQAARELARIADIPMVLGTATPLVSTFNEVEHETIRFVLLRSARLLRQLRMKVGRGWGNAAGSGVAQIIDMRSATLMGPGGMISEDLCEALETAFAAGQRSVVHVATRGSATATACRECGFRCTCRYCSASLFWHEDRDALVCHICGDSSPPPEACPECGSPALRTYGYGTQSVVRALRSLMPRARIDRIDSDLSPQACQRNAQRFSRGVVNILVGTTRLLAFAEYLRADLLGVVQADFGLNFPDYQAPERVYQTLSRLRDVTLADNIEGTMLLQARDSESYVLEAVRTGSYLKFFRTEIELRRRYRMPPFRELTRFVIGNRQPQRAESEALALSEQIESKLVDSDGGDDPPQIWGPAQCQVWRQRGIFRWHMIVLSGPGQLRPVFGIPHGGWVVDVDPVDFY, from the coding sequence TTGAGCGAAGACCGGGATTCTGCCCGACCGGAGGCGGTCCGCTACGCCGAGGTGGCGGTGCTGGGCTCGCCGATCCGCGGTTCGCAATTGTTCAGCTATCAGGCGCGCGCCCAGTTCGCCCGCCAGATAGCCCCCGGACAGCTGGTGCTGGTCGAATTCGGACGCCGGGAGCTGCTCGGAGTGGTATTCGGGGTCAGCGAGGAGCCCCCGCCGCTGCGCACCAAGCCGGTCCTGGCCATCCTGGAACTGGCGTCGCTGGTGCCACAGCTGCAGCGGCACCTGGCGGCCTGGACGGCCGATCGATTCGCGACCCCGATCGGTTCGGTCCTGGAGGCGATGTTGCCGCCGCGGATTGGCAAGTACGTGAGCCACCGATTCGCCTCGGCCCCGGCGGCCGAAGCCGACGGGCTGAGCCGGCACCGCCGCTCGATCGTGGCCGCGCTGGAGGAGCTGCGGGTGGGCACCCGCGCCGAGATCACGGCCCAGGTCGGCCGGCCGGTTTCGGCCAACGCTCTGAACGAGCTGGTGGGTTTGGGGCGGTTGCGACGGTGGAGCCAGCTGGAGCTGCCGGAGACCGGCACCCCGGTGGCCGAGTTGACGATTCCGCCGGCCGAGGCCCTGGCCCGCATCCAGGACCTGGCCCGGGCGCCGGCGCAGCGCCGCCTGCTGTTGCGGCTGATCGCCGCCGGAGAACCGGTGGCGGTGCGAGATCTGCTCGCAGCCGGCGGCTCGCGGGCGTCGCTGAAAAACCTGGCCCGGACCGGCTGGGTCGACCTGCGAAGGCGCTTCGCCCTGCCGGAGCTGGGCAAATACCCCGGCGAGGACATGGAGGACCTGGCCGCCCAGAACGCCCTGGAGGGATTCCTGGAGCGCCCCGTCTACGGTTCCCTGCTGCTGCAGGGCCGGCTGGCCGAACGCCTGCCCGCCTACCTGCGGGTGATCAACCGGATGCTTGCCGCCGATCGCCAGGTGCTGTTGCTGGCCCCCAGCCAGGCCGAGGCGGCGGCGCTGGGCCGGGCCCTTATCCCGGAGCTTTCCGGACGCTCGGTGGTTCTTTCCGATGCAACCACCCCCAGCCAGCGGGTGGGATTGTGGCGGGCGTTGCGGGCCGGCGAGGTGGACGTACTTATCGGTCACCCGCCGGCGGTCTGGGCCCCGCTTACGAACCTCGGGCTGGTGATCGTCGACCGCGAGGAAGACCGGCTTTACAAAGCGGCCCCGCTGCGCACCGTCAGCGCCGCCCAGGCCGCCCGGGAGCTGGCCCGGATCGCCGACATACCCATGGTCCTGGGGACCGCCACGCCGCTGGTATCGACCTTCAACGAAGTCGAACACGAGACGATCCGTTTCGTCCTGCTGCGGTCGGCCCGCCTGTTGCGTCAGCTGCGGATGAAGGTCGGCCGCGGCTGGGGCAACGCCGCCGGATCCGGAGTGGCCCAGATCATCGATATGCGCTCGGCAACCCTGATGGGACCGGGCGGAATGATCTCCGAGGACCTCTGCGAGGCGCTGGAGACCGCGTTCGCCGCCGGGCAGCGCTCGGTCGTGCACGTTGCCACCCGCGGATCAGCCACCGCGACCGCCTGCCGCGAGTGCGGTTTTCGCTGCACCTGTCGCTATTGTTCGGCCTCGCTCTTCTGGCACGAGGACCGCGACGCCCTCGTCTGTCACATCTGCGGCGATTCCAGCCCGCCGCCCGAGGCCTGCCCGGAATGCGGTTCGCCGGCGCTGCGGACGTACGGCTACGGCACCCAATCGGTGGTGCGAGCGTTGCGCTCGCTGATGCCGCGGGCGCGAATCGACCGGATCGATTCGGACCTTAGCCCGCAGGCCTGCCAGCGCAACGCGCAACGGTTCTCGCGCGGGGTGGTCAACATCCTGGTCGGAACCACCCGCCTGCTGGCGTTCGCCGAATACCTGCGCGCCGATCTGCTGGGCGTCGTCCAGGCCGACTTCGGACTGAATTTCCCCGATTACCAGGCCCCCGAAAGGGTGTACCAGACTCTCTCGCGGCTGCGCGACGTGACCCTGGCCGACAACATCGAGGGAACGATGCTGCTGCAGGCCCGCGACAGCGAAAGCTACGTCCTGGAAGCGGTCCGCACCGGCAGCTACCTGAAGTTCTTCCGCACCGAAATCGAACTACGGCGGCGTTACCGGATGCCGCCGTTCCGCGAACTTACCCGGTTCGTGATCGGCAACCGGCAACCCCAGCGGGCCGAATCCGAAGCGCTGGCGTTGAGCGAGCAGATCGAATCGAAACTGGTCGATTCGGACGGCGGCGATGACCCGCCCCAGATTTGGGGACCGGCCCAGTGCCAGGTGTGGCGACAGAGGGGAATCTTCCGCTGGCATATGATTGTGCTATCTGGACCGGGCCAATTACGCCCGGTTTTCGGCATCCCCCACGGTGGTTGGGTGGTGGATGTCGATCCGGTCGATTTCTATTAA
- a CDS encoding zinc metallopeptidase encodes MFFFDPFYLLFMAPAMILMFWAQSRVKGTYAKYSQVTTSSGLPGYMVAQRLLRSVGLESVHTAPGQRADPERRQALADSGVVSIERVGGQLSDHYDPAKKTLCLSEGVYDSNSVAAMAIVAHETGHAIQDQVRYPALVLRSTLVPAVRFGSTFGYLVIIGGFVMMMLGAAIGESIAWLGVMLFSLTLVFSLVTLPVEFDASKRALVLLQNNGITNQQELDASRRVLNAAALTYVAAMAASLMQILYWVFILLGRRD; translated from the coding sequence ATGTTCTTTTTCGACCCCTTCTATCTCCTGTTCATGGCCCCGGCGATGATCCTGATGTTCTGGGCGCAGTCGCGGGTCAAGGGAACCTACGCCAAGTATTCGCAGGTGACCACCTCGTCGGGCCTGCCGGGCTACATGGTCGCCCAGCGACTGCTGCGCTCGGTCGGGCTGGAGTCGGTGCACACCGCTCCCGGCCAGCGCGCAGATCCGGAGCGGCGCCAGGCGCTAGCCGATAGCGGCGTGGTGAGCATCGAGCGCGTCGGCGGCCAGCTCTCCGACCATTACGATCCGGCCAAGAAGACGCTGTGCCTCTCCGAGGGCGTCTACGATTCGAATTCGGTGGCCGCGATGGCGATCGTGGCCCACGAGACCGGTCATGCGATCCAGGACCAGGTGCGCTACCCGGCCCTGGTGCTGCGCTCCACCCTGGTCCCGGCGGTCCGATTCGGGTCCACGTTCGGTTACCTGGTCATCATCGGCGGGTTCGTGATGATGATGCTGGGCGCGGCCATCGGCGAGAGCATCGCCTGGCTGGGCGTGATGCTCTTCTCGCTGACGCTGGTTTTTTCGCTGGTGACCCTTCCGGTTGAGTTCGACGCCTCCAAGCGCGCGCTGGTGTTGCTGCAGAACAACGGCATCACCAACCAGCAGGAACTGGACGCCTCCAGGCGTGTCCTGAACGCGGCGGCGTTGACCTACGTGGCCGCGATGGCGGCGTCGCTCATGCAGATCCTGTACTGGGTCTTTATACTGCTGGGCCGACGCGACTGA
- the rpe gene encoding ribulose-phosphate 3-epimerase: MTPRRDALIAPSILGADFLELGTAIRACERAGADLIHCDVMDGRFVPAISYGAMICAAAADASQIPLDVHLMVEDVAGQVEQILPLRPRYLTFHVEAVADPLAMAATIRAGGSRPGLAIKPGTPLSKIYQIAPEFDLILVMTVEPGAGGQAFMPECLPKVAAAAAARRETGSKFLIEVDGGVGSATIRQCADSGADVFVAGSAVFGHQGGVAAAVSELRVLAATE; encoded by the coding sequence ATGACGCCTCGGCGGGACGCGTTGATCGCACCTTCGATCCTGGGCGCCGATTTCCTGGAGCTGGGGACTGCGATCAGGGCGTGCGAGCGCGCCGGCGCCGACCTAATCCACTGCGACGTGATGGACGGGCGCTTCGTTCCAGCGATAAGTTACGGCGCAATGATCTGCGCGGCGGCGGCCGACGCCTCGCAAATTCCGCTTGACGTGCACCTGATGGTCGAAGACGTCGCCGGCCAGGTCGAGCAGATCCTGCCGCTGCGACCGCGCTATTTGACGTTTCACGTGGAGGCGGTCGCCGACCCTTTGGCGATGGCCGCAACCATCCGGGCGGGCGGTTCGCGGCCGGGCCTGGCGATCAAGCCGGGAACCCCCTTGTCAAAGATCTACCAGATCGCCCCGGAATTCGACCTGATCCTGGTCATGACCGTCGAACCCGGGGCCGGAGGGCAGGCATTCATGCCCGAATGCCTGCCAAAGGTCGCCGCCGCCGCCGCCGCTCGCCGGGAGACCGGGTCCAAATTCCTGATAGAGGTTGATGGCGGGGTGGGGTCCGCAACGATCAGGCAGTGCGCCGACAGCGGCGCTGACGTATTCGTGGCCGGTTCGGCGGTATTCGGACACCAGGGCGGCGTAGCGGCTGCGGTTTCCGAGCTCAGGGTGCTGGCCGCGACCGAATAG
- a CDS encoding methionyl-tRNA formyltransferase, with the protein MRVIFFGTAEFATPSLRLLVNRHEIPLVVTRPSRPVGRARLVKPPPVVAVARSLRLPVIQPDDINAEPVLDHLRSLRPDVLVAVAYGKKFNKPILSLAPAGVLNLHPSLLPLYRGASPIQSAIAAGEVVTGITVIRMDTGIDSGPMLAQREVAIEEEETAPRLSRRLAVEGAELLAQTLEKLQEGYEDARPQDEERATFAPILKRNFADVDWQLPARRIFDQWRAYLGWPGLRTRVAGKSIKILECRLADEIKLRVSPGKAKVRDGRIFVGTGDGLLEIITLQPAGRKPMSAQDFVLGYENLLSQPWSGSARKSAS; encoded by the coding sequence ATGAGGGTCATCTTCTTCGGCACGGCCGAATTCGCCACGCCCTCGCTACGGCTGTTGGTGAACCGCCACGAAATTCCGCTGGTGGTTACGCGGCCGTCCCGTCCGGTCGGCCGGGCGCGGTTGGTGAAACCGCCGCCGGTCGTGGCGGTCGCGCGGTCGTTGCGGCTGCCGGTTATCCAGCCGGACGACATCAACGCCGAGCCGGTGCTGGACCACCTGCGCTCGCTGCGGCCGGACGTCCTGGTCGCGGTTGCTTACGGCAAGAAATTCAACAAGCCGATCCTCTCGCTGGCGCCGGCCGGAGTGCTGAATCTGCATCCCTCGCTGCTGCCCTTGTATCGCGGCGCCTCGCCGATCCAGAGCGCGATCGCGGCCGGCGAGGTCGTCACCGGCATCACCGTCATCCGCATGGATACCGGGATCGATTCCGGCCCGATGCTGGCCCAGCGCGAAGTGGCCATCGAGGAAGAGGAGACCGCCCCGCGCCTCTCGCGCAGGCTGGCCGTGGAAGGCGCCGAACTGCTGGCCCAGACGCTGGAGAAGCTGCAGGAAGGCTACGAAGACGCCCGCCCGCAGGACGAGGAGCGCGCGACCTTCGCCCCGATTCTCAAGCGCAATTTCGCCGACGTCGACTGGCAGCTTCCGGCGCGGCGGATATTCGACCAGTGGCGGGCCTATCTGGGTTGGCCCGGTCTGCGCACCCGGGTTGCCGGCAAGAGCATCAAGATCCTCGAATGCCGGCTGGCCGACGAGATAAAGCTCCGGGTCTCGCCCGGCAAGGCGAAAGTCCGCGACGGGAGAATCTTCGTAGGTACAGGTGACGGGTTGTTGGAAATAATCACCCTCCAACCGGCCGGCCGCAAACCGATGTCGGCCCAGGACTTCGTGCTGGGCTACGAGAACCTGCTTTCCCAGCCTTGGTCGGGGTCGGCGCGCAAATCAGCCAGTTAG
- the def gene encoding peptide deformylase gives MAVLPILPAQHPMLGRVAARVPKVDDSVRRLANDMQETMRSASGVGLAAPQVGRPLRLIVCQESEDAEVLTLVNPRISKASGSEVADEACLSLPGWFGPVERHLNIRVKALDERGRARSLAAEGFLARIIQHEIDHLDGIMFTERIVEGGELQFAEAAPAEEAAAPA, from the coding sequence ATGGCGGTATTGCCGATACTGCCGGCACAACACCCAATGCTGGGACGCGTGGCCGCACGGGTCCCCAAAGTGGACGATTCTGTCCGGCGCCTGGCGAACGATATGCAAGAAACGATGCGATCGGCTTCCGGTGTGGGATTGGCCGCACCGCAGGTCGGTCGTCCGCTGCGCTTGATCGTGTGTCAGGAATCCGAGGACGCCGAAGTCCTCACCCTGGTGAACCCGCGCATCTCCAAGGCCAGCGGGTCCGAGGTGGCCGACGAGGCCTGCCTCTCGCTGCCGGGCTGGTTCGGTCCGGTCGAGCGCCATCTGAATATCCGGGTTAAGGCCCTCGACGAGCGGGGACGCGCCCGCTCGCTGGCGGCGGAGGGTTTCCTGGCACGGATCATCCAGCACGAGATCGACCACCTGGACGGGATCATGTTCACCGAGAGGATCGTCGAGGGCGGCGAACTGCAGTTCGCCGAAGCGGCGCCCGCCGAGGAAGCTGCCGCGCCGGCATGA
- a CDS encoding DAK2 domain-containing protein yields the protein MRMDSQNPFPAPSGKNDGRDLLAALEMALSWLQANMTPINRLNVFPVPDGDTGTNMFLTMQAGVESARESGSDSAAAVARAAYEGALVGARGNSGVILSQIVRGISVGLASSDVIGNRALAQAFNEAALAGYDAVAEPVEGTMLTVARRAGETALASNLPESDLAGLLDEVSRAARQAVIETPQQLAVLAEANVVDAGGEGVAVIYEGLRMFFAGEELPEGATDERDEEAFARFAAEHAGDEHGFCTQFLVDGHDLDLEEMRLWMTANTDSAVVVGDPSRIRVHVHTDMPGQILNYAVPLGTVSRISIENMDLQQADQFAAVQAPEPDLVPPPPAGLVAVAAGEGFARLFADFGATVVKGGQTMNPSVAEIASAIADAPTDEVMVLPNNKNIILAAEGAAEVSEKKVHVLASKSVPQGLAAALAYVPTLAADRNLAAMDGAIRQTTSIEVTRAVRDARVNEVEVGEGQYMVLVDGDVVAAHDDRGQALAVGLAGLGDLDPEFVSVYWGADATESEAAALEDDFLGKWPEAEFETLAGGQDHYDFVIGIE from the coding sequence ATGCGCATGGACTCACAAAATCCCTTCCCCGCTCCATCGGGCAAAAACGATGGAAGGGACCTTTTGGCGGCCCTGGAAATGGCTTTGTCCTGGCTCCAGGCCAACATGACCCCCATCAACCGCTTGAACGTGTTCCCGGTCCCCGACGGGGACACCGGAACGAACATGTTTCTGACCATGCAGGCCGGGGTGGAATCGGCGCGCGAGTCGGGATCGGATTCGGCCGCCGCGGTCGCCCGCGCCGCCTACGAAGGGGCCCTGGTGGGCGCGCGCGGCAACTCCGGCGTGATCCTCTCCCAGATCGTCCGGGGCATATCGGTCGGATTGGCATCGTCGGACGTAATCGGCAATCGCGCCCTGGCGCAGGCGTTCAACGAAGCCGCCCTGGCCGGTTACGACGCCGTAGCCGAACCGGTCGAAGGGACCATGCTCACGGTCGCCCGCCGGGCCGGCGAGACCGCGCTTGCCAGCAATCTCCCCGAGTCCGACCTGGCGGGGTTGTTGGACGAAGTAAGCCGGGCCGCCCGCCAGGCGGTGATTGAGACTCCCCAGCAGCTTGCCGTGCTGGCCGAGGCCAACGTCGTCGACGCCGGCGGGGAGGGCGTGGCGGTCATCTACGAAGGCCTGCGCATGTTCTTTGCCGGCGAGGAGCTGCCGGAGGGCGCCACCGACGAGCGCGACGAGGAGGCATTCGCCCGGTTCGCGGCCGAACACGCCGGCGACGAGCACGGTTTTTGCACCCAGTTCCTGGTCGACGGGCACGATTTGGACCTCGAGGAGATGCGCCTCTGGATGACCGCCAACACCGATTCGGCGGTCGTGGTCGGCGACCCCTCGCGGATCCGGGTGCACGTACACACCGACATGCCCGGCCAGATCCTCAATTACGCGGTCCCGCTGGGTACCGTGTCGCGGATCTCGATCGAGAACATGGACCTTCAGCAGGCCGACCAATTCGCCGCCGTCCAGGCTCCCGAACCCGACCTGGTTCCGCCGCCCCCGGCCGGCCTGGTCGCGGTTGCCGCCGGCGAGGGGTTCGCGCGCCTGTTCGCCGATTTCGGGGCGACGGTCGTGAAGGGCGGCCAGACGATGAATCCCTCGGTCGCCGAGATCGCATCGGCGATTGCCGATGCTCCCACCGACGAAGTCATGGTGCTGCCCAACAACAAGAACATAATCCTGGCCGCCGAAGGCGCCGCCGAGGTCTCCGAAAAGAAAGTCCACGTGCTGGCCTCCAAGTCGGTGCCGCAGGGACTAGCGGCGGCCCTGGCCTACGTGCCGACCCTGGCCGCCGACCGCAATCTTGCGGCGATGGATGGTGCGATCCGGCAAACCACGTCAATCGAGGTCACCCGCGCGGTCCGCGACGCCCGCGTCAACGAAGTCGAGGTCGGCGAGGGCCAGTACATGGTCCTGGTCGACGGCGACGTGGTCGCCGCCCACGATGACCGCGGCCAAGCGCTCGCGGTGGGTCTGGCCGGCCTGGGCGACCTGGATCCGGAGTTCGTCAGCGTCTACTGGGGCGCGGATGCGACCGAGTCCGAAGCGGCGGCGCTGGAGGATGATTTCCTGGGCAAGTGGCCGGAGGCAGAATTTGAAACGCTGGCCGGTGGACAGGACCACTACGACTTCGTAATTGGCATCGAATAG
- a CDS encoding mitochondrial large ribosomal subunit protein bL28m — protein MAKCDVCGKGRQFGRHIRHKASGQWKYRAPKKPRSWKANVQRRRMLIGGVRKRVNICTRCIRNTAKTTERLGVSGL, from the coding sequence TTGGCAAAGTGTGACGTCTGCGGCAAGGGACGCCAGTTTGGCCGGCACATCCGGCACAAGGCGTCCGGGCAGTGGAAATACCGCGCCCCCAAGAAACCGCGCAGCTGGAAAGCCAACGTGCAGCGCCGCCGCATGCTGATCGGCGGCGTCCGCAAAAGGGTCAATATCTGCACCCGCTGCATCCGCAATACCGCCAAGACCACCGAGCGGCTGGGCGTCAGCGGCCTTTAA
- a CDS encoding guanylate kinase, whose product MGAGLAIPAQGRLFVLTGSSGSGKDAVIEGLLARIPNLRRAVTAITRAPRPNEREGVNHYFISDAEFDRWLAEGRFLEWARVFGRRYGTPRAEVDRLLRAGHDVILRIDPQGAAAVREQIPAVPVIFLRAENSAELERRLRERGEDEQSLRSRQAQLSADDQFGRTCQHQVVNRRDRLDQAVAEIAAIIGGAS is encoded by the coding sequence ATCGGAGCGGGTTTGGCAATCCCGGCACAAGGACGATTGTTCGTCTTGACCGGATCTTCGGGTTCGGGCAAGGATGCGGTCATCGAAGGGCTGCTGGCGCGGATTCCCAATCTGCGGCGGGCGGTAACGGCAATCACGCGCGCTCCACGCCCCAACGAGCGCGAGGGGGTTAATCATTACTTCATCAGCGACGCCGAATTCGACCGTTGGCTGGCCGAGGGCCGGTTCCTGGAATGGGCCCGGGTATTCGGCCGCCGCTACGGGACGCCGCGGGCCGAAGTCGATCGCCTGCTGAGGGCCGGACACGACGTGATCCTGCGGATCGACCCGCAGGGCGCGGCGGCGGTCCGCGAGCAGATCCCCGCAGTCCCGGTGATATTCCTGCGCGCCGAAAACTCGGCCGAGCTGGAGCGCCGGCTGCGCGAAAGGGGCGAGGACGAGCAATCGCTGCGATCGCGCCAAGCCCAGCTTTCCGCCGACGATCAGTTCGGGCGCACTTGCCAGCATCAGGTGGTGAACCGGCGCGACCGGCTGGATCAGGCGGTTGCCGAAATCGCCGCGATCATCGGCGGCGCGTCTTGA
- a CDS encoding zinc metallopeptidase gives MARVVLAIAAVAPIVLALVIKQYVNAVYAAARSMPVASRVTGGEAARLLLYATGTREIGIEVIAGSLNDHFDPGAGVIRLSPETNSESSIAALAIVGHEVGHVAQHKIGSWLIVVRNLLLRATQIASSLGTLLMVIGIAAAVLRIGVGPFMLVAGFLSLLLSASFAVVTLPLEFDASRRALRLLVAANVLSVDELPAVRRVLTAAALSYAASAVMAMSRIPWLLGRFGR, from the coding sequence ATGGCTCGGGTGGTCCTGGCGATCGCCGCGGTCGCACCGATCGTGCTGGCGCTGGTGATCAAGCAGTATGTGAACGCCGTCTACGCCGCCGCCCGATCGATGCCGGTGGCCTCGCGCGTGACCGGCGGCGAGGCCGCGCGCCTGCTCCTCTATGCGACCGGCACCCGTGAAATCGGTATCGAGGTAATCGCGGGGAGCCTGAACGACCATTTCGATCCCGGGGCCGGGGTCATCCGGCTCAGCCCGGAGACGAACTCCGAATCTTCGATCGCGGCCCTGGCGATCGTCGGGCACGAAGTCGGTCACGTCGCCCAGCACAAGATCGGGTCCTGGCTGATCGTGGTTCGCAACCTGCTTCTGCGGGCGACCCAGATCGCCAGCTCGCTGGGAACTTTACTGATGGTGATCGGGATTGCCGCGGCGGTGCTGCGAATCGGAGTCGGTCCGTTCATGCTGGTGGCCGGCTTCCTCTCGCTCCTGCTGTCGGCCTCGTTTGCGGTAGTTACCCTGCCGCTGGAATTTGACGCTTCGCGGCGGGCGCTGCGGCTCCTGGTGGCCGCCAACGTGCTCTCGGTGGACGAGCTGCCGGCGGTGCGTCGGGTCCTGACCGCGGCGGCCCTCTCGTACGCCGCCTCGGCGGTCATGGCGATGTCGCGCATTCCCTGGCTGCTGGGGCGTTTCGGGAGATGA
- a CDS encoding DUF177 domain-containing protein — MALPSLAVDVNPLAGAGAGEHVERRFEVVLGDIVPEMTGPVRGQVRAYRSEAEILVAGSLEAEVAEECRLCLELLPRGLALDVSGRFLRAGRPELDPNAAAFDPDAGVIAEDGHIDLADLVAQTILGALNPFPDCAGSCDRYSQVKSAFTAPSDPAATDPRLAPFKNLLAEIISEKPPSEDA, encoded by the coding sequence GTGGCACTCCCGTCCCTCGCCGTAGACGTGAACCCGCTAGCCGGGGCCGGGGCCGGGGAGCATGTTGAGCGCCGCTTCGAGGTAGTCCTCGGCGACATTGTGCCGGAGATGACCGGTCCGGTGCGCGGCCAGGTGCGGGCCTACCGGTCGGAGGCCGAAATCCTGGTGGCCGGTTCGCTGGAGGCGGAGGTCGCCGAGGAGTGTCGTCTCTGCCTGGAATTGCTTCCGCGCGGCCTGGCACTGGATGTATCGGGCAGGTTCCTGCGGGCCGGCCGGCCTGAACTTGACCCCAATGCCGCTGCCTTCGATCCCGACGCGGGCGTGATCGCCGAAGACGGGCACATCGATCTGGCCGACCTGGTGGCGCAGACGATCCTGGGTGCGCTCAACCCGTTTCCCGACTGCGCGGGCTCCTGCGATCGCTATAGCCAAGTAAAATCTGCCTTCACGGCCCCTTCGGACCCAGCCGCCACCGACCCGCGCCTGGCACCGTTCAAAAACCTGCTGGCCGAGATCATCTCCGAGAAGCCGCCATCCGAGGACGCATAG
- a CDS encoding ACP S-malonyltransferase — translation MPASYALLFPGQASQKVGMGRALAADSPSAAAVFALAEEVTGLPITRLCFEGPDRDLVRTEFLQPCLAATSLATLAAALEESGAQDPSAPDSLASVPNPPRALAGHSVGEIPALAAAGALELRDAFKVVAERARAMAEAGEANPGGMLALIGGDLEGAYALCELVDAGGPGFRLGVANLNAPGQTIVAGAPEALKEAADIAREWGFRRALELPVSAAFHTPYMEPARSRLAELIKDLPVRDPRIPVVSNVSGDLISDAASVREEICAQVVAPVLWSRSVQLLFSEGITSFFEVGPGNVLSGLLRRIIPSARGIQVGEPEQLRSLADSLNGTIHG, via the coding sequence ATGCCAGCATCGTACGCACTCCTCTTTCCCGGTCAGGCCTCGCAGAAGGTCGGGATGGGTCGGGCCCTGGCCGCGGATTCGCCGAGCGCGGCGGCCGTGTTCGCCCTCGCCGAAGAGGTGACCGGGCTCCCGATTACGCGGCTGTGCTTCGAGGGGCCGGACCGGGATCTGGTCCGGACCGAATTCCTTCAGCCCTGCCTGGCGGCCACCAGCCTGGCGACGCTGGCGGCGGCGCTGGAGGAAAGCGGTGCGCAGGACCCGTCAGCCCCGGATTCGCTGGCGTCGGTCCCCAATCCCCCGCGGGCCCTGGCCGGACACTCGGTGGGCGAGATTCCGGCCCTGGCGGCTGCCGGAGCGCTGGAGCTCCGGGACGCCTTCAAGGTCGTTGCCGAACGCGCCCGCGCGATGGCCGAGGCCGGCGAAGCCAATCCCGGCGGGATGCTCGCGCTCATCGGCGGCGACCTCGAAGGGGCCTACGCCCTCTGCGAGCTGGTCGACGCCGGTGGCCCGGGTTTCCGTCTGGGGGTTGCCAATCTCAATGCCCCCGGTCAGACCATCGTCGCCGGGGCTCCCGAAGCCTTAAAGGAGGCGGCCGACATAGCCCGCGAGTGGGGATTCCGCCGGGCCCTCGAGTTGCCGGTGAGCGCCGCCTTCCATACCCCGTACATGGAACCGGCCCGAAGTCGGCTCGCTGAATTGATCAAAGATCTGCCGGTCCGCGACCCCCGGATTCCGGTCGTTTCGAACGTCTCCGGCGACCTGATTTCGGACGCGGCCTCAGTGCGCGAGGAGATCTGCGCCCAGGTCGTCGCCCCGGTGCTGTGGTCCCGGTCCGTGCAACTGCTCTTCTCGGAGGGGATAACATCGTTCTTTGAAGTCGGGCCGGGCAACGTGCTCTCAGGTCTGCTGCGCCGTATCATTCCCTCCGCCAGAGGGATCCAGGTCGGCGAGCCGGAACAGCTGCGCTCGCTGGCCGATTCGCTAAATGGCACCATTCATGGATGA
- a CDS encoding 50S ribosomal protein L32, which translates to MGALPKQKITRRRRGNRRAHHALKVPQLQPCMNCGALAPSHVVCQACGYYRGTDVVGLDRPNLKYR; encoded by the coding sequence ATGGGCGCACTGCCAAAGCAAAAGATCACGCGTCGGCGTCGCGGCAATCGCCGCGCCCACCACGCCCTCAAGGTGCCGCAGCTGCAACCGTGCATGAACTGCGGCGCGCTGGCCCCGTCGCACGTGGTCTGCCAGGCTTGCGGCTACTACCGCGGAACCGACGTCGTCGGCCTCGACCGCCCAAACCTTAAGTACCGCTAG